One genomic window of Gloeocapsopsis sp. IPPAS B-1203 includes the following:
- a CDS encoding lipopolysaccharide biosynthesis protein, translating to MTISIRKARLVANKLKWKLSSQFVRNMGWLGGAELVNRVFRLVTTITLARLLNSYEYGLIAIILITHDFAGTFCSAIDAKIIQAPDKDLKVLCDTAYWMNWILFVLLFILQCAVAFPLAWFYKDNNIVLPVCFIALSYLLLPIGAVQSSLIRRENRLNITALINVLQGIALNVATIALAFLGFGIWSVILPFGLATPIWLVINLMNHSWRPKKSFTLYKWQEVAGYSVNIIVVEFLNKLRANLDYLIVGKFLGFNELGLYYFAFNAGLGISMNVLNVIVSSLFPHLCAARTNLSQLKSTYFSSIKTIAFIVIPLVLLQSSLAPFYVPIIFGQKWIPAIPILVLICLSAMSRPFAEAAKLLLLTIDKSRIALAWNLIFTLIFAVSLLVAVQWGVLAVAAAVLITHIVLLPLFTLWTGKYVFGSSSHNMTISS from the coding sequence ATGACAATTAGTATTAGAAAAGCAAGACTAGTAGCTAATAAATTAAAATGGAAATTATCTAGTCAATTTGTACGCAATATGGGTTGGTTAGGCGGAGCAGAACTAGTCAATCGTGTTTTTCGTTTAGTTACTACTATTACTTTAGCTCGTCTACTGAACTCCTATGAATATGGACTTATTGCAATCATTCTAATTACACATGACTTTGCTGGTACATTTTGCTCTGCCATTGATGCCAAGATTATTCAAGCACCAGATAAAGATCTCAAAGTTTTATGTGATACAGCATATTGGATGAACTGGATATTATTTGTACTGCTCTTTATCCTCCAATGTGCAGTAGCTTTTCCTCTAGCGTGGTTTTACAAAGACAATAATATAGTTTTACCTGTTTGCTTTATAGCTTTAAGTTATCTGTTACTACCAATTGGAGCTGTACAATCTTCATTAATTAGAAGAGAAAACAGACTTAATATTACAGCATTAATTAATGTTCTTCAGGGAATTGCTCTTAATGTTGCAACTATTGCTTTGGCTTTCTTGGGATTTGGAATTTGGTCAGTTATATTACCTTTTGGATTAGCAACTCCAATTTGGCTTGTTATTAACCTAATGAATCATTCTTGGAGACCAAAAAAATCTTTTACTCTTTACAAGTGGCAGGAAGTAGCAGGTTATTCAGTAAATATTATAGTAGTTGAATTTTTAAATAAACTGAGAGCGAACCTAGATTATTTAATAGTAGGAAAGTTTCTAGGTTTTAATGAACTAGGATTATACTACTTTGCCTTTAATGCGGGGCTAGGAATTAGCATGAACGTATTGAATGTCATTGTTTCTTCTTTATTCCCTCATCTGTGTGCTGCTCGCACTAATTTAAGTCAACTGAAATCGACATATTTTAGTAGTATAAAAACAATTGCTTTTATCGTTATTCCACTAGTTTTACTTCAATCAAGTTTAGCTCCTTTTTACGTACCAATTATCTTTGGACAGAAATGGATTCCTGCAATTCCTATCTTAGTACTTATATGTCTTTCAGCTATGTCGCGACCGTTTGCAGAAGCAGCTAAGCTTTTACTTCTAACTATTGATAAAAGTCGGATAGCTCTCGCTTGGAATTTAATTTTTACTCTAATCTTTGCTGTAAGCTTACTTGTAGCTGTGCAGTGGGGAGTTTTAGCAGTAGCTGCAGCAGTGTTAATTACTCATATTGTGTTATTACCTTTGTTTACTCTTTGGACTGGTAAATACGTTTTTGGTAGCAGTTCTCACAACATGACTATAAGTTCGTAA
- a CDS encoding glycosyltransferase family 2 protein, whose translation MSKVSVIIPVYNVERYIADTINTVLQQTYTNFEILIVDDGSPDKSIDICQKFADPRIRIIRQENRGVAAARNTGIRYSQGDYLAFLDADDLWLPNKLEKHIEHLESSPDVGVSFSRSAFIDEEGNPLKLYQMSKLKDITPLDLLCRTPIGNGSAAVFRREVFAEIKFKDNLYGTTEDFYFNEDRNLHPSEDVECWLRIAIQTKWKMEGVAAPLTLYRVNPHGFSAQILKKLRSWETLLNKAQAYTPVKDMHQWKAPAMAYQLRHLARRAVTLEAKATAMELAHKALFTYWQILIEEPHRTLLTLAAAYSLFLFPKSLHSLIKSVAIKFVGATQNRTLTIEGYQQSV comes from the coding sequence ATGAGCAAAGTTTCTGTCATTATTCCAGTTTACAATGTAGAAAGATATATTGCTGATACTATAAACACAGTTCTTCAGCAAACTTACACGAATTTTGAAATACTCATTGTTGATGATGGTTCTCCTGATAAAAGTATAGATATTTGTCAGAAGTTTGCAGATCCTAGAATTAGAATTATTCGTCAAGAGAACCGAGGAGTAGCAGCTGCTAGAAATACAGGGATTCGTTACTCTCAAGGAGACTATTTAGCTTTCTTGGATGCAGATGATTTATGGTTGCCAAATAAACTAGAAAAACATATTGAACATCTAGAATCTTCACCAGATGTTGGAGTCAGCTTTAGTCGCTCTGCTTTTATTGATGAAGAAGGAAATCCATTAAAGCTGTACCAAATGTCCAAGCTTAAAGATATTACTCCATTAGATTTACTGTGTCGTACACCAATTGGCAATGGTTCGGCTGCAGTTTTTAGAAGAGAAGTCTTTGCAGAAATTAAGTTTAAAGACAATCTTTACGGAACGACAGAAGATTTTTATTTTAACGAGGATAGAAACCTACATCCATCAGAAGATGTTGAATGCTGGTTACGAATTGCCATCCAGACGAAATGGAAAATGGAAGGAGTTGCAGCACCACTGACACTCTATCGAGTAAATCCTCACGGATTTTCAGCGCAAATCTTGAAAAAACTTAGATCTTGGGAAACGTTGTTAAATAAAGCTCAAGCTTATACACCTGTAAAAGATATGCATCAATGGAAAGCTCCAGCAATGGCATATCAATTACGGCATTTGGCTAGAAGAGCAGTAACTTTAGAAGCAAAAGCAACAGCAATGGAGTTAGCACATAAAGCTTTATTTACATACTGGCAGATTCTTATTGAAGAACCACATCGTACACTATTGACTTTAGCTGCTGCTTACTCGCTATTTCTATTCCCTAAGTCTCTACATTCGTTGATCAAAAGCGTAGCTATAAAATTTGTCGGAGCAACACAAAACCGTACCCTAACAATAGAAGGATATCAACAATCAGTATAA